The following proteins are co-located in the Bordetella bronchialis genome:
- a CDS encoding cupin domain-containing protein translates to MAHDTKIQESCSQFSHVRPGDTAFRSGGLRDFFVYRDLGIAEATGGKVIAQLVRANQPPDTGTGWHIHGAQFHIVYMLKGWARFMYEDRETLVAAGDCVHQRPGIRHFLFDYSPDMEYLEVVGPADFTTVGVEAPYPVPRPTPWSATAA, encoded by the coding sequence ATGGCACACGATACGAAAATCCAGGAGTCCTGTTCCCAGTTCTCGCACGTCCGGCCGGGCGATACCGCCTTCCGGTCCGGAGGCTTGCGGGACTTCTTCGTCTACCGCGACCTGGGCATCGCCGAGGCCACCGGCGGCAAGGTCATCGCCCAGCTGGTGCGCGCCAACCAGCCGCCCGACACGGGAACCGGCTGGCACATCCATGGCGCGCAATTCCATATCGTCTACATGCTGAAGGGCTGGGCGCGCTTCATGTACGAGGACCGCGAAACCCTGGTCGCCGCCGGCGACTGCGTGCACCAGCGGCCCGGCATCCGCCACTTCCTGTTCGACTATTCCCCCGACATGGAATACCTGGAGGTCGTCGGTCCCGCCGACTTCACGACCGTCGGCGTGGAGGCGCCCTATCCCGTGCCGCGCCCCACGCCCTGGAGCGCGACGGCCGCCTAG